One region of Lampris incognitus isolate fLamInc1 chromosome 12, fLamInc1.hap2, whole genome shotgun sequence genomic DNA includes:
- the rln1 gene encoding prorelaxin H1 — MLWGGTLAVMVMCMGHMCGCAEADAAGALLVPRDYGVKLCGREFIRAVIFTCGGSRWRRSVEEHLAPPQRRSYMAEGNQHIWQTDAEVLPADATDAHSTLRISPSSYSLADLLALLGAPEDPKRPVSNTESLRDIPESTALGEQQRNPGADWPERNKRKRNFSLGVAGMCCNQGCTKQDIGRLC; from the exons ATGCTGTGGGGGGGGACTCTAGCTGTGATGGTCATGTGCATGGGCCACATGTGTGGCTGCGCGGAGGCTGATGCGGCGGGCGCTCTGCTCGTGCCCAGAGACTACGGGGTGAAGCTGTGCGGCAGAGAGTTCATCAGGGCCGTCATCTTCACGTGCGGAGGCTCGCGCTGGAGACGCTCCGTAGAGGAGCACTTAG CTCCTCCCCAGAGGAGGTCTTACATGGCGGAAGGTAACCAGCACATTTGGCAAACTGACGCAGAAGTACTCCCTGCTGATGCAACAGATGCCCACTCTACTCTCCGCATCTCCCCCTCCTCCTACTCCCTGGCAGACCTCTTGGCTCTCTTGGGGGCACCGGAAGACCCCAAACGCCCAGTGAGCAACACGGAGTCTCTGCGGGACATTCCGGAGTCCACAGCTTTAGGTGAGCAGCAGAGGAACCCAGGCGCTGACTGGCCCGAGCGCAACAAGAGGAAGAGGAACTTCTCTCTGGGAGTGGCGGGGATGTGCTGCAACCAGGGCTGTACCAAACAGGACATCGGGCGCTTGTGCTGA
- the si:ch211-241b2.5 gene encoding programmed cell death 1 ligand 1 codes for MDLVLLLVVVVTSWQSLSALFTVEADYRFYEAEYQGEVELACRFQPVSLHHNHDLKVTWHWLNSTSYLDVYHFDGGVQNLGSRFQGRVRLLTEELAKGWVKLQMSKLRIDDSGLYQCLVEMEAADYKTLTLSVKASYKTPTKTIKRPAEGDEVQLKCQSEGYPFHPVIWRDGDMQLLSSNTTYVTTPDQLFQVTSQIQVRSSVKNNYTCTFFNGPSARFDIPDELPLRNEGIHALISLSILGALLSIILIIACYRRKANDLL; via the exons ATGGACCTGGTCTTACTCTTAGTTGTCGTCGTCACATCATGGCAATCCCTCTCAG CCTTGTTCACTGTGGAGGCAGACTACCGCTTCTATGAGGCAGAGTACCAAGGAGAGGTGGAGCTGGCCTGCCGCTTTCAGCCAGTATCTTTACATCACAATCATGACCTGAAGGTGACCTGGCACTGGCTCAATTCCACCTCCTATCTGGATGTGTACCACTTTGACGGTGGGGTGCAAAATCTGGGATCCCGGTTCCAGGGTCGAGTCAGACTACTCACGGAGGAGCTGGCCAAAGGCTGGGTCAAGTTACAG atgtccAAGCTCAGGATCGATGACTCTGGGTTATACCAATGCCTGGTGGAGATGGAGGCAGCAGATTATAAAACGCTAACATTGTCTGTTAAAG CTTCCTATAAAACACCGACCAAAACTATCAAGCGGCCTGCAGAGGGAGACGAGGTGCAGCTGAAGTGCCAGTCTGAGGGCTACCCCTTTCACCCAGTTATCTGGAGGGATGGAGACATGCAGCTCCTCAGCTCTAACACCACTTATGTAACAACACCTGACCAACTCTTCCAGGTCACAAGTCAGATACAAGTGAGGTCTTCAGTCAAAAACAACTACACGTGCACCTTCTTCAATGGGCCATCAGCAAGGTTTGATATTCCAG ATGAACTACCATTACGTAATGAGGGAATTCATGCACTCATATCACTGAGCATACTGGGGGCTCTGCTGTCCATCATTTTAATCATAGCCTGTTATCGGCGAAAAG CAAATGACCTCCTGTGA